The nucleotide window GTGTTACAGGCGCTGGGAGTGATTAATCTAGTGTGCCATCGTGAAGCACAGTTAAACCCATTTTTTTTACATCAAGCCAGTTGGAAAGCTCATCTTATTAACGGCAAAGCCACCAAAGCAGAAGTAGCGGAAGTATTAACACAAATTTTTGAGCTAGAATCTTTACCCATCGATGACAGTGTAGATGCCATTGGTATTGCCTACGCCGGTTTTTGTGGTTTGAGAAATCAAATTTACTAGAATGTAGAATTTATAAAACAATTAAAATCTGCTGAATAAATCAAAACCCTTGTCAAATAAAGGTTTTAAGCATAATAAAACTCAAAAAAAGTGCCAAAAATAATCTTTTTTCTCTACCCTTTTTTTACCTTTGCCCCTTGCCCTTTTAACTTTGCCCTTTTAAAAGTTTTCAGTCTCATTAGGTGCGGTAGAGCCGGGAGGATTTAAAAATAAATTACCAGCAGAGTCATTTTGATAAATACATTCAATTTTCGGAGAAGCCTCTAAAGGTCCTGTAAAACCAAAAGTATTCATCCGATTTTTGCATTGTCTAACATCTTGATCCGTTACTAGATTTTGTTTTTCTAAAATTGACCAGTTATTACGGCGCAACACACAACCGGGGCGCATATTAGGTTGAGTAACATAAACATTAAAAGGGTTCATGGTAATAAACACTCGCATATCAGAAACGATGGCACTAGCACCAAACTGAGCGCATAACTCAGGATTGGGTGCCGCTCGATCAATTACTTCCCGTGAGACAACGTTAGGGCTATTACTGGCTTGTCCTGAACTTAAAGCAATACCGACACCAATTCCCAAAATAAAAATTCCTGCACAGATGGCGGCTAAGGTATAGTTAATACCATCCAAAAAAGAAGATGATTTGCGACTATCATAACCTCTACCGCGATTGGGAGAGGGTTCAGAGTAGGCATAGGGTGATTTTGATCGGCGCTTCATGGTGATGATGGTAAGTCAAAAGGGCAAGGGGCAAGGGGCAAAGGTAAATTTAACGATAGGGTGAACTACTATTAAATTTACTCACCTCTTAAAAGACGAGGTTTTGAACCTTTTATTATTCTATAACTACAATGTTAGGAATTTGGTTTCGCTTTAATTTTAGCTAAATTTGAGCTAATGTTGCATTTTTACTAACTGATGTTACGCAAAAATAGAATTAATTGTTGGTGTCAGGTGTCAGGTTAAAGAATTGACAAGAAACTTATGTTTATTGATCTTTTTCTTACGATAAAAGTCTATGGAGGGAAGGGTTTTAAACCTAAAACCTGCTATCTGCTACCTGAAACCTCCCTTAACTTAACATTTGAATCAGTGCGTAACGTCAGTTACTAATATCTAATTTGTAATGTAACAGAAGCCGAAATATCTTGTTCTCCTCCCACTACGGGGGTATCGGCAAGGGCGCCACCGAATGCTTCTTTAGTTTGCATCATCATTGGTCGAGGAGCGTTAGCTCCGTTAATATTGATGGTAACAATTTCTTTAGCGGTCAAATTAAGAGCATTTAAGACGGTTTGGGCTTGTTGTTGGGCATCTTGACTGGCTTTTACCAGCGCCCTCCCCTGGGCTTGATCAATGGCTTGTGGGGTAGCGGTTAAACTAATATTATCAATACGAGTGGCACCACTATTGACACTTTGATCAAGAATTTTGCCCACCACTTCTATGGAAGTTTCAAAACTGACTGAATTATTGCCAATATAACCGATTAATCTTCTTTCATTGTTGTTATAGGTATAGTTGGGTCGTAATGTAATTCCTGTGGTTTGTAAACGACTAACTTGGTTATTTTGTTCTAATAATTGAATTAGGGAGGAAGTGCGCTGGGCGATTTGTTGCTGAACTTCTGTAGCGCCCTTCCCTTCTATTTCTACTGCTAATTGTACGGTAGCAATACTGACAGGAATTTTTTCGATACCTTGCCCTGTAACGGTAATGGTTTTTAACATCTGTTCTTGTGCTAATACAGGAGTTGCTAACAATACGCTACAACAACTTAAAGAAAGTAAAAATTTTTGTGGGGATAAATTGCGTAACATGACCATTGGATTCACTCCTAATTTTTATTTAATTTTACCTATTGATTCCTTAAAACTCTCATGATTAAACCTTCACTGCATTTAGACTTTAGTCAGCAATAGGTTAAAAAATGTTTTTTTGGGGAGAGATTATCAAATTTTTTATGAGCCTAACAGTTAATGACAATTAATGATCCATAATGTATTCAGTAAAGTATTAAGAATTGTAAACTAATGGCAGATCAGTTAATTAGGGCAACGGCAGCCGATGGCGGTATTCGAGCAGTAGGAGTAATTACCACGAAAGCTGTACAGGAAGCTAGAGACAGACATAATTTATCTTATGTGGCAACAGCCGCTTTAGGAAGGGCAATGTCCAGCGCCCTCCTCATTGGCTCTAGCATGAAAAAGGAAGGATCAAGAGTTAACTTGAAAATTAAAGGCAATGGACCTCTGGGGGGTATTCTAGTGGATGCTGGGATTGATGGCACTGTGAGAGGTTATGTAGCTAATCCTACCGTAGAATTGCCCCCTAATGCGCAAGGTAAGCTCGATGTGGGGGGCGCCGTGGGTAGTGAAGGTTATCTATACGTCATCAAAGACATGGGTTATGGCTATCCTTATTCCAGTACAGTTGAACTAATATCTGGAGAGGTAGGAGATGATATAGCCAATTATTTAGTAACATCGGAGCAAACCGCTTCAGCTTTACTGGTGGGGGTATTTGTTAGTAAGGAAGGGGTGACAGCTTCGGGGGGAATTTTATTACAAGTATTGCCCAAGGCTTCCCATGACGAGAATTTGATCAATACTTTGGAAGAAAGAGTAAGTCAATTAACGGGTTTTACTCCTTTATTACGACAAGGAAAAAGCCTCACTGATATTTTTCAAGATTTACTGGGGGATTTTGGTTTACATATTTTCCCTGAAGTGCAAAT belongs to Cyanobacterium sp. T60_A2020_053 and includes:
- a CDS encoding crossover junction endodeoxyribonuclease RuvC; this translates as MIWLGIDPGLAIIGWAVLAGEEGAPHLVEYGIITTAKTLSTGERLAEIETDFIEIIREFKPQQVAMEMPFFSRQIKAAGGVLQALGVINLVCHREAQLNPFFLHQASWKAHLINGKATKAEVAEVLTQIFELESLPIDDSVDAIGIAYAGFCGLRNQIY
- a CDS encoding DUF3172 domain-containing protein; this encodes MKRRSKSPYAYSEPSPNRGRGYDSRKSSSFLDGINYTLAAICAGIFILGIGVGIALSSGQASNSPNVVSREVIDRAAPNPELCAQFGASAIVSDMRVFITMNPFNVYVTQPNMRPGCVLRRNNWSILEKQNLVTDQDVRQCKNRMNTFGFTGPLEASPKIECIYQNDSAGNLFLNPPGSTAPNETENF
- a CDS encoding SIMPL domain-containing protein (The SIMPL domain is named for its presence in mouse protein SIMPL (signalling molecule that associates with mouse pelle-like kinase). Bacterial member BP26, from Brucella, was shown to assemble into a channel-like structure, while YggE from E. coli has been associated with resistance to oxidative stress.), which encodes MLRNLSPQKFLLSLSCCSVLLATPVLAQEQMLKTITVTGQGIEKIPVSIATVQLAVEIEGKGATEVQQQIAQRTSSLIQLLEQNNQVSRLQTTGITLRPNYTYNNNERRLIGYIGNNSVSFETSIEVVGKILDQSVNSGATRIDNISLTATPQAIDQAQGRALVKASQDAQQQAQTVLNALNLTAKEIVTININGANAPRPMMMQTKEAFGGALADTPVVGGEQDISASVTLQIRY
- the hslO gene encoding Hsp33 family molecular chaperone HslO, which gives rise to MADQLIRATAADGGIRAVGVITTKAVQEARDRHNLSYVATAALGRAMSSALLIGSSMKKEGSRVNLKIKGNGPLGGILVDAGIDGTVRGYVANPTVELPPNAQGKLDVGGAVGSEGYLYVIKDMGYGYPYSSTVELISGEVGDDIANYLVTSEQTASALLVGVFVSKEGVTASGGILLQVLPKASHDENLINTLEERVSQLTGFTPLLRQGKSLTDIFQDLLGDFGLHIFPEVQMVRFHCSCTFERMLRALKMLGVDELEDMIVTDGGAEATCHFCNEVYQATSDDLRNIIEELAEVTAQNN